A portion of the Oxynema aestuarii AP17 genome contains these proteins:
- a CDS encoding B12-binding domain-containing radical SAM protein, whose amino-acid sequence MRLTIIYPAVGHRLGENYVGTWQLEPLAPAIIAGLTPKEIEIEFYDDRTEKIPYDRPTDLVVITAIQTTSARRAYQIASLYRQRQIPVVMGGFHVTLMPEEASDYAEAIVIGEAEGLWSNVIEDFQNGCLRRVYKRNSRPKLGGFQVDRSIFQGKPYLPLAFVEVGRGCHFKCDFCSIQTAFGNSQSRRPHAEALAELKKIEKPLIVFCDDNITSNLERAKSFFKELIPLKIRWVSQCSINAAHDEEFLELLKASGCQGLLIGFESVHPDNLKRMDKGFNLMNGGYEVAVENLHRHGIRIYGMFLVGYDEDSAETIQSAMDFATKHKFYAIAFNHLTPFPGTALYDRMKAEGRLLFDRWWLDPNYRYGSIPFEPKKTPREELEQLAHEARVKFFSLPSILKRMNFGVNCTDGLMTLSFFALNIFSHPGIRRRRNYPLGDEAYKGELIKAVHSQPFRLDPIEALEWTTACDRAS is encoded by the coding sequence ATGAGACTGACCATTATTTACCCGGCTGTCGGTCATCGTTTGGGCGAAAACTATGTAGGAACCTGGCAATTGGAACCCCTCGCCCCAGCGATTATTGCAGGATTGACCCCCAAAGAAATCGAGATCGAATTTTACGACGATCGCACCGAAAAAATTCCTTACGATCGCCCCACAGATTTAGTCGTCATTACCGCCATTCAAACCACCTCCGCCCGCCGCGCCTATCAGATTGCCTCCCTTTACCGACAACGACAAATCCCCGTCGTCATGGGCGGTTTTCACGTCACCTTAATGCCCGAAGAAGCAAGCGATTATGCCGAGGCGATCGTCATTGGCGAAGCCGAGGGCTTGTGGTCTAACGTCATCGAAGACTTTCAAAATGGTTGTTTGCGTCGGGTTTACAAACGCAATAGCCGACCAAAACTAGGTGGTTTTCAGGTCGATCGCTCTATTTTTCAAGGAAAACCCTATTTACCCTTAGCCTTTGTAGAAGTCGGACGCGGGTGTCATTTTAAATGCGATTTTTGCAGCATTCAAACTGCCTTCGGCAATTCCCAAAGCCGTCGTCCCCATGCGGAAGCTTTAGCAGAATTAAAAAAGATCGAAAAACCGCTTATTGTCTTTTGTGACGATAATATAACCTCGAACTTAGAGCGCGCCAAATCATTTTTCAAAGAATTGATCCCCTTAAAAATTCGCTGGGTCAGTCAGTGCAGTATTAATGCGGCTCACGACGAAGAGTTTTTAGAACTTTTAAAAGCTAGTGGCTGTCAAGGATTGCTCATTGGGTTTGAAAGCGTCCATCCAGATAATTTAAAACGAATGGACAAGGGATTTAATTTAATGAATGGCGGCTATGAAGTTGCCGTCGAAAATTTGCACCGTCATGGGATTCGTATTTACGGGATGTTTTTAGTTGGATACGACGAAGATAGTGCGGAGACGATTCAATCGGCGATGGATTTTGCCACGAAACATAAGTTTTACGCGATCGCCTTCAATCATTTAACCCCTTTCCCGGGAACGGCACTTTACGATCGCATGAAAGCGGAAGGACGGTTATTATTCGATCGCTGGTGGTTAGATCCGAATTATCGTTACGGTTCGATTCCCTTTGAACCGAAAAAAACCCCTCGGGAAGAATTAGAACAATTAGCACACGAAGCGAGGGTTAAATTTTTTAGCCTTCCTTCGATTCTCAAACGGATGAATTTTGGGGTCAACTGTACCGATGGGTTGATGACGTTGAGCTTTTTTGCACTGAATATTTTCAGTCATCCGGGAATTCGCAGACGTCGCAATTATCCCCTCGGCGATGAGGCGTACAAGGGAGAGTTAATTAAAGCGGTTCATTCGCAACCGTTCCGACTCGATCCGATTGAAGCGTTGGAATGGACGACGGCGTGCGATCGTGCGAGTTAA
- a CDS encoding aromatic ring-hydroxylating dioxygenase subunit alpha: protein MEVRPTPTAMLENYWYIACRARELADRPVPFALFDRPFVLFRDRHGRPGALEDRCAHRNAPLSAGKNCGGLLECPYHGWRYHTDGRAVDIPALPENTAISEQLRVKAYPCVEQDGYVWVCVGDRPTRDRPSSFPHLGDRGWTTFHLKTRFRAPVASCLENFLDCPHATFVHRFWFRAPTAKPVRAIVRSLEDGAVAEYFEEPRENSLVWSLLSQKRARLQHTDRFIAPATSRVDYIFSDRRHYIITSSCTPLSDRETEVYTVITFRFGAIGWLIRLFFEPMSRWIIYQDVKILNQQQQNIDRFGKTAYKLIPPDLLAPYIWKWRQAIATQTPPPSPGQEHHVEMRL, encoded by the coding sequence GTGGAAGTTCGACCGACGCCGACCGCCATGCTCGAAAATTACTGGTATATCGCCTGTCGCGCCCGGGAATTGGCCGATCGCCCGGTCCCGTTCGCCCTGTTCGATCGCCCCTTCGTCTTGTTCCGCGATCGTCACGGACGACCGGGCGCCCTCGAAGATCGCTGCGCCCACCGCAACGCCCCGTTATCGGCGGGCAAGAACTGCGGCGGACTGCTGGAATGTCCCTATCACGGCTGGCGCTACCACACCGACGGTCGCGCCGTAGACATTCCCGCCTTACCCGAAAATACGGCGATTTCCGAGCAGTTGCGCGTCAAAGCTTATCCCTGTGTCGAACAAGACGGCTATGTTTGGGTCTGCGTGGGCGATCGCCCGACCCGCGATCGCCCCTCGTCCTTTCCCCATTTGGGCGATCGCGGCTGGACTACCTTTCACCTGAAAACCCGCTTTCGCGCCCCCGTCGCAAGCTGTTTGGAAAACTTTCTCGACTGTCCCCACGCGACTTTCGTCCATCGCTTCTGGTTTCGCGCCCCCACCGCCAAACCCGTGCGGGCGATCGTCCGTAGCCTCGAAGACGGCGCCGTTGCCGAATATTTCGAGGAACCCCGCGAGAACAGTTTGGTCTGGTCCTTACTCTCTCAAAAACGTGCTCGACTGCAACATACCGATCGCTTTATCGCCCCCGCCACCAGTCGCGTAGACTATATTTTTTCCGATCGCCGCCACTATATCATCACCTCTTCTTGCACCCCACTGAGCGATCGCGAAACCGAAGTTTATACCGTCATCACCTTTCGTTTTGGGGCGATCGGTTGGCTCATTCGCCTCTTTTTTGAACCGATGTCACGCTGGATTATCTATCAGGATGTCAAAATTTTAAACCAACAACAACAGAATATCGATCGCTTCGGTAAAACTGCTTATAAATTAATTCCTCCCGATTTACTCGCCCCTTATATTTGGAAATGGCGACAGGCGATCGCAACCCAAACCCCACCCCCATCCCCCGGACAAGAACATCACGTCGAAATGCGCCTTTAA
- a CDS encoding glycosyltransferase family 4 protein, producing MNDLSLNLLYTIAAYPPSIGGAQLHTHQVASLLARDHRVRVGTHWCENRTDWLLGTTLNAPKDSQQYELDGVEVFQINIPEKQRLPLIPYVLGYYGIKTRAIEKISNTLVPQIEELARDRDLIHNIRMGRENLSYASLKVARKLDLPFIFTPLHHPRWVGWNYKQYINLYRQADRVIALTPTEKQTLIELGVKAERIVITGIGPLVADRADPASFREKYRLSDRPTVLFIGQKYKYKGIRTLLEAGQRLLKKIPELRLVFIGPRTPFSKKLFATIDDPRFIEIGRVSLQEKTDALAACDLLCVPSLQESFGGVYTEAWMMKKPAIGGDIPPIRDTIDEGIDGFVVGADPELLAEKILELLTNPSLRAAMGEAGYRKVLEKFTWEKLSEKLMLTYRELLHGSGA from the coding sequence ATGAATGACCTTTCTTTAAATCTTCTGTACACGATCGCCGCCTATCCTCCTTCGATTGGAGGGGCGCAGTTACACACCCATCAAGTAGCATCGCTGTTAGCGCGAGACCATCGGGTGCGCGTGGGGACGCACTGGTGTGAAAATCGTACCGATTGGTTGTTGGGAACGACGTTAAACGCGCCGAAGGATTCCCAGCAGTACGAACTAGATGGGGTGGAAGTTTTCCAGATTAATATTCCCGAAAAACAGCGCTTGCCGCTCATTCCTTATGTCTTGGGTTACTACGGGATTAAAACGCGGGCGATCGAAAAAATTTCTAATACTTTAGTGCCGCAAATTGAAGAACTGGCTCGCGATCGCGACCTCATTCACAACATTAGAATGGGTCGTGAAAATCTCAGTTATGCCTCGCTCAAAGTCGCCCGTAAATTAGATTTACCCTTTATTTTTACCCCATTGCATCACCCGCGCTGGGTGGGCTGGAATTACAAACAATATATTAATTTATACCGCCAAGCCGATCGCGTCATCGCTTTGACCCCAACGGAAAAACAAACGTTAATCGAATTAGGAGTGAAAGCGGAGCGCATTGTCATCACTGGAATCGGGCCGTTGGTGGCCGATCGCGCCGACCCGGCAAGCTTCCGCGAAAAATATCGCCTGTCCGATCGGCCCACCGTCTTATTTATCGGTCAAAAATACAAATATAAAGGCATTAGAACCTTACTCGAAGCCGGACAGCGTTTACTCAAAAAAATTCCCGAACTTCGCTTAGTGTTTATCGGACCGCGCACGCCATTTTCTAAAAAGTTATTCGCCACCATTGACGATCCGAGATTCATCGAAATCGGTCGCGTCAGCTTGCAAGAAAAAACCGACGCCCTCGCCGCCTGCGATCTGTTATGCGTCCCGTCCCTTCAGGAAAGTTTCGGCGGGGTTTATACCGAAGCGTGGATGATGAAAAAACCCGCAATTGGTGGAGATATTCCCCCGATTCGGGACACGATCGACGAGGGAATCGACGGTTTTGTAGTGGGAGCGGATCCCGAGCTGCTGGCGGAAAAGATCCTGGAGTTATTAACGAATCCCTCGTTGCGAGCGGCAATGGGAGAAGCGGGATATCGCAAAGTTTTAGAAAAGTTTACGTGGGAGAAGTTATCCGAAAAGTTAATGTTAACCTATCGAGAGTTATTACATGGCTCTGGAGCCTGA
- a CDS encoding WecB/TagA/CpsF family glycosyltransferase, whose product MINRGKYPVLGVQISAIDYEYAVDAIVRAAKSRSPLAVSALAVHGVMTGFYDSVHRRRLNGLDLVTPDGQPVRWALNWIHGVKLPDRVYGPTMTLKVLTAAASEGVPVYFYGSKQETLDQLLDNLKRKFPNLKVVGAEPSKFRRLNPEEKQEVIQRIKDSGAAIAFVGLGCPRQEVWAYEYRDELSMPLLAVGAAFDFHAGVLPQAPSWMQNLGLEWLFRLIQEPGRLWKRYLFLNPVYLTFVFLEMLSVSKRAVLMPDGKEPEESYG is encoded by the coding sequence GTGATTAATCGAGGAAAATACCCGGTGTTAGGGGTGCAAATCTCCGCCATTGATTATGAATACGCCGTCGATGCGATCGTGCGGGCCGCGAAATCGCGATCGCCCCTGGCAGTATCGGCCCTAGCCGTTCACGGCGTCATGACCGGATTTTACGATTCGGTTCACCGCCGCCGCCTCAACGGTCTGGATCTGGTCACTCCGGACGGCCAACCCGTGCGCTGGGCGTTAAATTGGATTCACGGGGTCAAACTGCCCGATCGCGTTTACGGTCCGACCATGACCCTCAAAGTACTCACCGCCGCCGCCAGCGAAGGGGTTCCAGTCTATTTTTACGGCAGCAAACAGGAAACCCTCGACCAGTTACTCGACAATCTCAAACGAAAATTCCCCAATCTCAAAGTCGTCGGCGCCGAACCCTCAAAATTCCGCCGCCTCAACCCGGAAGAAAAACAAGAAGTCATCCAACGCATCAAAGACAGTGGCGCCGCGATCGCCTTTGTCGGCTTGGGTTGCCCCCGTCAGGAGGTCTGGGCTTACGAGTATCGCGACGAACTCAGTATGCCCTTACTCGCCGTCGGCGCCGCCTTTGACTTTCATGCCGGAGTGCTGCCCCAAGCCCCTTCCTGGATGCAAAATCTCGGCCTCGAATGGCTGTTTCGCCTCATTCAAGAACCGGGTCGCTTGTGGAAGCGCTACTTATTCTTAAATCCGGTTTATCTGACGTTCGTGTTTTTAGAAATGCTCTCGGTGTCCAAACGCGCCGTCTTGATGCCCGACGGGAAAGAACCGGAGGAATCTTACGGCTAA
- a CDS encoding glycosyltransferase family 4 protein: protein MKVLILHNLYQIPGGEDEVVKVEQELLEAHGHSVRLFKVDNDEIAGAAGKLKTAFNAIYSRSSKQRVLKEIHQFQPNVVHVHNFFPLFSPSVYDACHEAGVPVVQTLHNYRLFCSNSYFFRNGGPCEDCLGKWFPWPAVVHGCYRDSRVGSFVVGTMQAVHRWRGTWRDRVDRYIVLSEFARHKFIEGGIPAEKISLKPNFLAPDPGMGQGRGGYALFVGRLSPEKGIDILLAAWEHLGQKIPLKILGSGPLTPVVERAARAAIAGVEYLGRQPKDRVLALMKEASLLMFPSLWYEGLSMTILEAYAVGLPVVASNLGTMSTVVKPGRTGLHFRVGDVGDSIEKVEWAIAHPEQIDAMRQEARSQFERHYTAERNYQQPIEIYQLAGASSV, encoded by the coding sequence GTGAAAGTATTAATTTTACATAACCTTTATCAAATCCCTGGGGGCGAGGATGAGGTGGTCAAAGTCGAGCAAGAATTACTTGAAGCCCACGGACACTCAGTCCGGTTATTTAAAGTCGATAACGATGAGATTGCTGGAGCGGCGGGAAAACTTAAAACGGCATTCAACGCGATTTATTCGCGATCGTCAAAACAACGAGTTCTAAAAGAAATACATCAGTTTCAACCGAATGTCGTTCACGTTCACAATTTTTTTCCCTTATTTTCTCCCTCCGTTTACGATGCCTGTCACGAAGCGGGCGTCCCCGTGGTTCAAACCTTACACAATTACCGACTGTTCTGCTCCAATTCCTATTTTTTCCGCAATGGGGGACCGTGCGAAGATTGCCTGGGGAAATGGTTTCCCTGGCCTGCCGTGGTTCACGGATGCTATCGAGACAGTCGGGTGGGATCGTTCGTCGTGGGAACCATGCAAGCCGTTCACCGTTGGCGCGGAACCTGGCGCGATCGCGTGGATCGCTACATCGTCTTGAGTGAGTTTGCGCGCCATAAGTTTATCGAAGGGGGCATCCCCGCCGAAAAAATTTCGCTCAAGCCTAACTTTCTAGCACCGGATCCGGGCATGGGGCAAGGGCGGGGGGGTTACGCGCTGTTTGTCGGGCGACTGTCTCCGGAAAAAGGCATCGATATTTTGCTCGCCGCGTGGGAACATCTCGGTCAGAAAATCCCGCTCAAAATTCTCGGGAGTGGACCGTTGACCCCGGTGGTGGAAAGGGCGGCGAGGGCGGCGATCGCCGGGGTGGAGTATCTGGGAAGACAGCCCAAGGATCGGGTGTTGGCGTTGATGAAAGAGGCGAGTCTGTTGATGTTCCCGTCTTTGTGGTACGAAGGGTTGAGCATGACGATCCTTGAAGCCTATGCGGTGGGTTTGCCCGTGGTGGCGAGCAATTTGGGGACGATGTCTACTGTGGTGAAGCCGGGGCGCACGGGGTTGCATTTCCGTGTCGGGGATGTGGGCGATTCGATCGAGAAAGTGGAGTGGGCGATCGCCCATCCGGAACAGATCGACGCCATGCGCCAGGAAGCGCGATCGCAGTTCGAGCGCCATTACACTGCCGAACGCAATTACCAACAACCGATCGAAATTTATCAGTTAGCCGGGGCCAGCTCGGTTTGA
- a CDS encoding NAD-dependent epimerase/dehydratase family protein: MSVVVVTGSGGLIGSEAALFYGKEGYKVVGIDNDMRQYFFGKESSTRWNRERIEQVLGDKYEHHEADIRNWEQISPIFEKYKSDIALVVHTAAQPSHDWAAKEPFTDFSINANGTLVMLEATRQHCPETVFVHLSTNKVYGDRPNTLPLVELEKRWELDASHPYQNGIPEEMSLDNSMHSLFGASKAAADLLVQEYGRYFNIKTAAFRGGVLSGPQHSGAQLHGFPSYLMRCAMTGTHYTVIGYKGKQVRDVIHCNDVIRAIDAFFKKPRVAQAYNLGGGRESNTSVLEGIAMCEEITGKKMDTSYTETNRMGDHIWYISDLSKFKSHYPDWKLTYPSVRDIFQEIYDFNKTRWT, translated from the coding sequence ATGTCTGTAGTCGTCGTCACCGGGTCTGGGGGACTGATCGGTTCGGAAGCGGCCCTATTTTACGGGAAAGAAGGCTATAAAGTTGTCGGGATCGACAACGACATGCGTCAATACTTTTTCGGTAAAGAGTCGTCTACCCGGTGGAACCGAGAACGGATCGAACAAGTTCTCGGGGACAAATACGAGCATCACGAAGCGGATATCCGCAATTGGGAGCAGATTTCGCCCATTTTCGAGAAATACAAGTCGGACATCGCCTTAGTCGTCCATACGGCGGCGCAACCGTCCCACGATTGGGCGGCGAAAGAACCGTTTACGGATTTTTCGATTAATGCGAATGGGACGTTGGTGATGCTCGAAGCCACGCGTCAGCATTGTCCCGAGACGGTATTCGTGCATCTGTCCACCAATAAAGTTTACGGCGATCGCCCCAACACGTTGCCGTTGGTGGAACTGGAAAAACGCTGGGAACTCGATGCGTCCCATCCGTACCAAAATGGCATTCCCGAAGAGATGAGCCTCGATAACAGTATGCACTCGCTGTTCGGCGCGTCGAAAGCGGCGGCGGACTTGTTGGTGCAGGAATACGGGCGCTATTTCAACATCAAAACGGCAGCGTTTCGCGGCGGCGTCTTGAGTGGCCCGCAACATTCCGGGGCCCAACTGCACGGTTTTCCGTCGTATTTGATGCGTTGCGCGATGACGGGAACCCATTACACGGTGATCGGTTACAAAGGGAAACAGGTGCGCGACGTGATCCACTGTAATGACGTGATTCGGGCGATCGATGCCTTTTTCAAAAAGCCCCGGGTCGCGCAAGCGTACAATCTCGGCGGCGGTCGCGAAAGCAATACCTCGGTTCTCGAAGGGATCGCCATGTGCGAGGAAATCACCGGGAAAAAGATGGACACCAGTTACACCGAGACCAACCGCATGGGGGATCACATCTGGTACATCAGCGATTTGAGCAAGTTTAAATCTCATTACCCGGATTGGAAGCTGACCTATCCGAGTGTCCGCGATATTTTCCAAGAGATTTACGATTTCAACAAAACGCGCTGGACCTAG
- a CDS encoding DsbA family protein — translation MYPFRFISFVLCTLLVCSTVLTSCTTSNSATDDSQLEQKVLEVIRENPQVILESVQQYQQQKEEQMQQARQKFLQQMLENPGSTIEDSPTKGASDRKIVLLEFSDFQCPFCARAHETVKTFMEKHNDTVTLAYKHLPLASIHPQAIPASKAAWAAQQQDKFWDYYDALFEQQNRLGEELYLETARNLKLDLEQFNRDRESQAATDAIDKDLQLAKTLGINGTPFFIMNGETFAGAVELSEMENVLAKVKNSMN, via the coding sequence ATGTACCCGTTTCGTTTCATCTCTTTCGTTTTGTGTACTCTGTTGGTCTGTTCCACGGTATTGACCAGTTGTACGACATCCAACAGCGCCACAGACGACAGTCAACTCGAACAAAAAGTGTTGGAAGTCATTCGCGAAAATCCCCAAGTGATTCTGGAGTCGGTCCAACAGTATCAACAACAAAAAGAAGAGCAGATGCAGCAAGCTCGCCAAAAGTTCTTACAGCAAATGCTCGAAAATCCCGGTTCGACGATTGAAGATTCCCCCACCAAAGGAGCGAGCGATCGCAAAATTGTTTTATTAGAGTTTTCTGACTTTCAATGTCCTTTCTGCGCCCGGGCTCACGAAACCGTGAAAACTTTTATGGAAAAGCATAACGATACGGTGACCTTGGCTTACAAGCACTTGCCCCTAGCCAGCATTCACCCCCAAGCAATCCCCGCCTCAAAAGCGGCTTGGGCCGCCCAACAACAAGATAAATTTTGGGACTATTACGATGCCTTGTTCGAGCAACAAAATCGATTGGGCGAAGAACTTTACTTAGAAACTGCTCGTAATTTGAAGTTAGATCTCGAACAATTCAACCGCGATCGCGAAAGTCAAGCCGCCACGGATGCCATTGACAAAGATCTCCAATTGGCTAAAACCCTCGGCATTAACGGGACGCCCTTTTTTATTATGAACGGCGAAACTTTTGCCGGGGCTGTCGAATTATCTGAAATGGAAAATGTTTTGGCTAAAGTTAAAAATTCGATGAACTAA
- the urtA gene encoding urea ABC transporter substrate-binding protein, with translation MTQGPTAFDKPTSQTPIPSPSNLQGDHAAIRIGVLHSLTGTMSISERSLVDALLLAVEEINASGGVLGCSLEVAVEDGASDLKTFAQKAKKLLEVDRCAAIFGCWTSASRKAVLPILEKYDGLLFYPLQYEGLECAPQIVYTGATPNQQIIPAVDYLLERGLRRIYLLGSDYIFPRTAHQIVKAQLAAHGAELVGEEYLPLGSQEVETAIAHIQTVQPDAIFNTLNGDSNVAFFRKLREAGFTPDRLPVMSASIAEDEIRAIGAEPLVGHLVVWNYFQTLDSPENRQFVRAYREKYGSDRVTDNPIEASYMGLYLWKRAVEKARSTEVGQVRAALKNLEIMAPEGAVKLDGKTQHTWKTVRIGRVRADGAIDQIWQSDAPVRPDPFLQNYPWAAGLSRSGFKGEIQIAAIGLLVALLGLTWTAVGGSWLASNRIESEMSALLGRLDSLAVGDNEGMRLLAQEAIAAASRNQLLLFVAFVASLILMPVAIAFVFNLSRSLRQVTETAKLLASGDLTARSPVRSASEIGVLSSTLNTMAQQVACLLTSLEVRNRQLEDRSRALQMAAEAAQAANRAKSTFLANMSHELRTPLNAIIGYSEMLQEDARDFGYEEMTPDLQKIRTAGKQLLALISDVLDISKIEAGKMDLCLETFELRDLIEEITSTIEPLAQQNNNRLILKMPEELGTMHADYIKVRQSLLNLLSNACKFTDNGEISLEIRREGGETGEGDDRPRIVFKVGDTGIGISPEQQAKLFQAFRQADASTTRKYGGTGLGLAIGQRFCEMMGGHIRVESEVGRGSTFTVVLPAQVRLEGMAADDDAEDESEGVGDSRSGRTLRSPSAVLPPKAMVLAIDDDPASRDLISRALTKEGFRVRASASGRLGLELAKELRPDAITLDVMMPSMDGWAVLSALKADPQLAHIPVIMVTFVEDKNQGMALGAAEYLNKPVDYKRFAALLSRYQSPDGRRSKGDRPVSPSADLSRSQ, from the coding sequence ATGACACAAGGTCCGACGGCGTTCGATAAACCAACCAGTCAAACCCCCATCCCCAGTCCTTCCAACCTGCAAGGCGACCACGCAGCCATCCGCATCGGGGTGTTGCATTCCCTGACGGGGACGATGTCGATTAGCGAGCGATCGCTCGTAGACGCCCTCCTGTTGGCGGTTGAGGAAATTAACGCCAGTGGGGGCGTTCTCGGATGCTCCCTGGAAGTCGCGGTCGAAGATGGAGCCAGCGACCTCAAAACCTTTGCCCAGAAAGCGAAAAAGCTGTTGGAGGTCGATCGCTGTGCGGCGATTTTCGGCTGTTGGACGAGTGCGAGTCGCAAAGCGGTTTTGCCGATTTTAGAAAAATACGACGGTTTGCTCTTTTATCCCTTGCAATACGAGGGACTCGAATGCGCTCCCCAAATTGTCTATACGGGAGCGACCCCCAACCAACAAATTATTCCCGCCGTCGATTACTTGCTCGAACGCGGGTTGCGCCGGATTTACTTGCTCGGGTCGGACTATATTTTTCCGCGCACGGCCCATCAAATTGTCAAAGCGCAGTTAGCGGCGCACGGGGCCGAGTTAGTTGGGGAAGAGTACCTTCCGTTGGGGTCTCAAGAGGTCGAGACGGCGATCGCCCATATTCAAACCGTACAACCGGATGCGATTTTCAATACTCTCAACGGCGATAGTAACGTCGCCTTTTTCCGCAAGCTGCGCGAGGCGGGATTCACCCCCGATCGCCTTCCGGTGATGTCGGCGAGTATCGCCGAAGATGAAATCCGGGCGATCGGCGCCGAACCGTTGGTGGGTCATCTGGTGGTCTGGAATTACTTTCAAACCCTCGACAGTCCGGAAAATCGGCAATTCGTGCGCGCCTATCGGGAAAAATACGGCAGCGATCGCGTCACCGACAATCCGATCGAAGCGAGTTATATGGGACTTTACCTGTGGAAGCGGGCCGTGGAAAAAGCGCGCTCCACCGAGGTCGGTCAAGTCCGCGCCGCCCTCAAAAATTTAGAAATTATGGCGCCGGAAGGGGCGGTCAAACTCGACGGGAAAACCCAACATACTTGGAAAACCGTTCGTATCGGTCGGGTGCGCGCCGACGGGGCGATCGATCAAATTTGGCAAAGTGACGCCCCGGTGCGCCCGGACCCGTTCCTCCAGAACTATCCCTGGGCCGCAGGGCTATCGAGAAGCGGATTTAAGGGAGAAATCCAAATTGCGGCGATCGGGCTGCTGGTGGCGTTGCTGGGGCTGACCTGGACCGCCGTGGGTGGCAGTTGGCTGGCGTCGAATCGCATCGAAAGCGAGATGAGTGCGTTACTCGGGCGGTTGGATAGCTTAGCTGTCGGCGATAACGAGGGGATGCGCTTGTTGGCGCAAGAGGCGATCGCCGCCGCCAGTCGCAATCAATTGCTGTTGTTTGTCGCCTTCGTCGCCAGTTTGATCTTGATGCCCGTGGCGATCGCCTTTGTCTTCAATCTCAGCCGCAGTTTGCGCCAAGTGACCGAAACGGCGAAACTTTTAGCCAGTGGGGATTTGACTGCGCGATCGCCCGTGCGATCGGCCAGCGAAATCGGCGTGCTCTCGTCCACCCTCAACACGATGGCCCAGCAAGTCGCCTGCTTGCTCACCAGTTTGGAAGTCCGCAACCGCCAACTCGAAGACCGCTCTCGGGCGTTACAAATGGCGGCGGAAGCCGCCCAAGCCGCCAACCGCGCCAAAAGTACGTTTCTGGCGAACATGAGCCACGAATTGCGAACCCCCCTCAACGCGATTATCGGCTACAGCGAAATGCTGCAAGAAGATGCCCGGGATTTTGGTTATGAAGAAATGACCCCGGATTTGCAAAAAATTCGCACCGCAGGTAAGCAGTTATTGGCCTTGATTAGCGACGTTCTCGATATTTCCAAAATTGAAGCGGGGAAAATGGATTTATGTTTGGAAACGTTCGAGTTAAGGGATTTAATTGAAGAAATTACCAGCACGATCGAACCGCTCGCCCAGCAAAATAATAACCGCTTGATTCTGAAAATGCCCGAAGAGTTGGGAACGATGCACGCCGACTATATTAAAGTCCGCCAGTCGTTGTTGAATTTACTCAGCAATGCGTGCAAGTTCACCGATAACGGCGAAATTAGCCTCGAAATTCGGCGCGAGGGTGGAGAGACGGGAGAGGGTGACGATCGCCCCCGGATTGTTTTTAAGGTCGGCGATACGGGGATTGGCATTTCCCCAGAGCAACAAGCGAAGTTATTTCAAGCGTTCCGACAGGCGGATGCTTCGACGACGCGCAAGTACGGGGGAACGGGGCTGGGATTGGCGATCGGCCAGCGTTTTTGTGAGATGATGGGCGGCCACATTAGGGTCGAAAGCGAAGTCGGTCGCGGTTCGACGTTTACGGTGGTTTTACCCGCACAGGTTCGTCTCGAAGGGATGGCGGCGGACGACGACGCCGAGGACGAGTCGGAGGGGGTCGGGGATTCGCGATCGGGGAGAACCTTACGATCGCCCTCGGCGGTGTTGCCCCCCAAGGCGATGGTTTTGGCGATCGACGACGATCCGGCTTCCCGGGATTTGATTTCTCGGGCGCTGACGAAGGAGGGGTTTCGGGTGCGCGCTTCTGCAAGCGGTCGCCTGGGATTAGAGTTGGCGAAGGAACTGCGCCCGGATGCGATTACCCTAGATGTGATGATGCCGAGTATGGACGGGTGGGCGGTATTGTCCGCGCTCAAGGCGGATCCGCAATTGGCGCATATTCCCGTGATTATGGTGACGTTTGTGGAGGATAAAAATCAGGGGATGGCTTTGGGGGCGGCGGAATATTTGAATAAACCCGTGGATTACAAGCGCTTTGCGGCGCTGTTGAGTCGCTATCAAAGTCCGGACGGTCGGCGCAGCAAGGGCGATCGCCCGGTCAGTCCCTCTGCGGATTTGAGTCGATCGCAATAA